The window ATAATTGCTATTTTAAACATCTTTACTTTTTTCTGTTACAATAATCTTACCTTGAGCGCTTTCTTGATGGAAATCGCCAAAGAACTTGTATTCTCCAGGAGCTAAAGGGGCTAGAACAATCTTAATAGAGCTATTACCAAGGACTATTTTTTCCCTTTTTAAATCAATACTCTCAAACTCTTCTATTGTTGGATCATCGTTATATACGGTAATATTAACCTTTTTATCAGTAGGCAGTTCAACAATATCAGGCATAAATTTATGATCCTTGATGTGAAGATCAACTTTGACTACATCATCATCCGAAGCAATAGAAATCTGTGTTAAGAAAATAATTAACAGAAATATTAGAGATTGACTTTTTTTAACCATAATCTGCCAGTAAAAATTCATTACATGATTGTACAAACATAATGCTAATATATTTTGATTAGCTAATAAATTATCTACCTATAATGATATAGCATTTTAAGCTATCAAACAACGAAATTTATAAATATTAGATGCCAAAAGCTTTTGGGCATCTAGTTATACCTTCTACGGTTTATGCTCACTAAAGATATTTATTTTTTAAATAATTAATAAAAATTATAGGATCAATTTGTTTTAAACCGGTTGATTCTTGTAATAACTCTCGTGAAGATTTTAAAGAACCGTATTGGCGCAAGTTGTTGCTCAAGTAATTGTTTAAACTATCAAAAGTACCTTTAGACAATTCCGTATCCATCTTAATATTTTGTTTTTTGGCACGATTCATAACCATACTAGAAATTATAGCCCCGTTAGTATAAGAAGGAAAATAACCAATCATACCCGCCGGCCAGTGTATATCCTGCAGGCAGCCATTTGAATAAGAATCCGGCGTAATACCAAGATACTCTTTCATTTTACTGTTCCATAATTCCGGCAAGTCAGCGGCTTTTATTTTACCATTTATTATTTGCTGTTCAATTTCAAAACGCAAAATAACATGTAACGGATAGGTTACTTCATCTGCATCTACCCTAATAAAGCTAGGATGTACTCTTGTCATTAATTTATATAGATTTTCTCCTGAATATTCTGCTCCGCTAATGCTAAATTCGTCTTTTAGTAATTGTGCTAAAAATTCGGTAAACTCTAAAGAAGTACAAGCTTGCATCTCCATAATCAATGATTGGCTTTCATGAAAAGCCATTCCCTTAGGTTTTCCTACTGGTTGATTAATGTATTTTTCAGGTAGATTTTGTTGATACAAACCGTGACCGGTTTCATGAATTACTGCAAACAGGCTAGATAAAAAATTATTCTCATCATATCTTGTAGTAATTCTTACGTCAAAACGTCCTCCTATACAAAAAGGATGTGTGGATTTATCTAACCTGCCTCGATTCAAATCAAATCCCATTTTTTCCAGAACTTTTACACCTATAGCTTTCTGGGTACTTTCATCTATCGGTTTAGTTAATTTTATGAATTTTTCGGAGGATTGCTTTTCAGCTATTTTAGCAATTAACCCGGGTAATTCTTTTTTTAGAACATTGTAAACACTGGTGATTTCTGATACTTCCCTTTCTGGATCAAAACTATCAACTAAACTATCGTAAATAGGTTTTCCAAGTTTTTCAGATTTAGCAGTAGCTATTTGAATACAAGTATTAAATACCCTATCTAAATAAGGAACTAAAGTTTTAAAATCGTTTTCAGCTCTGCACTTGCGCCAAGCAAATTCTGATTCCCCTGAAGCTATCGAAAACTCATATTTCATTTCCGGAGTAATACAAACTTCTTCTTCATAAGATTTTTTGATAAGTTTCAGATTTGCTTTTTGCCAATCATCTAAAAAATCCTGCTCAGGCAAAGCAGCTTCTATCAAATCACCGAATTTTTGACTAGTACTCATTTCATGAATCAAAGATTCAAGTGTAGCCATTTCTTGTTGTCTTGTTTTGGCAGATCCGGATCTTAGCATAGTTGCGGAATCCCAGTGTACAAGAGATGAAATATTGCTTAAATGAGAAATCTGTTCAATTTCTTTTTCTAATTTTAGGTAGTTATTAATTTTATTAGACATAAATATAAGAAAATCTTCTGAAGATGTTATAATAAATATAGGTAAGAGGACTTACAGCTTATAATTTTATCCAAAACCTGTCAACTATAGACGGTGATATTCAACTAACCATTAGCTTACAGTTTTTTTCTTACAGCCCTATTTATACAAGTCTTAGGGCTAATTGCGGAAGTGTTAATTATCCTCCAATTCAGTATCTACCCTATAA of the Candidatus Megaera polyxenophila genome contains:
- a CDS encoding peptidase M32, which gives rise to MSNKINNYLKLEKEIEQISHLSNISSLVHWDSATMLRSGSAKTRQQEMATLESLIHEMSTSQKFGDLIEAALPEQDFLDDWQKANLKLIKKSYEEEVCITPEMKYEFSIASGESEFAWRKCRAENDFKTLVPYLDRVFNTCIQIATAKSEKLGKPIYDSLVDSFDPEREVSEITSVYNVLKKELPGLIAKIAEKQSSEKFIKLTKPIDESTQKAIGVKVLEKMGFDLNRGRLDKSTHPFCIGGRFDVRITTRYDENNFLSSLFAVIHETGHGLYQQNLPEKYINQPVGKPKGMAFHESQSLIMEMQACTSLEFTEFLAQLLKDEFSISGAEYSGENLYKLMTRVHPSFIRVDADEVTYPLHVILRFEIEQQIINGKIKAADLPELWNSKMKEYLGITPDSYSNGCLQDIHWPAGMIGYFPSYTNGAIISSMVMNRAKKQNIKMDTELSKGTFDSLNNYLSNNLRQYGSLKSSRELLQESTGLKQIDPIIFINYLKNKYL
- a CDS encoding putative protein (iron transport), with amino-acid sequence MNFYWQIMVKKSQSLIFLLIIFLTQISIASDDDVVKVDLHIKDHKFMPDIVELPTDKKVNITVYNDDPTIEEFESIDLKREKIVLGNSSIKIVLAPLAPGEYKFFGDFHQESAQGKIIVTEKSKDV